Proteins co-encoded in one Streptococcus parauberis NCFD 2020 genomic window:
- the spxR gene encoding CBS-HotDog domain-containing transcription factor SpxR, giving the protein MSKHQEILDYLEKLAIGKRVSVRSISNHLNVSDGTAYRAIKEAENRGIVETKPRSGTVRVEKKSRVAIEKLTFTEVARISDSTVVAGREGLSNEFSKFFIGAMTRNNVSKYLSKGGLLIVGDREHIQLLALESRNAILVTGGFAISKAVIKTADSLGIPVMVSQYDTFTVATLINHALMSFRIKTDLKTVDEIMLPLSQYGFLYDDSTIDDLNQLIKKTKQVRFPIIKKDGTVTGFISMRDVVNQKSNVNIKEVMTKSPITTSPHTSLANVSQKMIFEDLNMMPVVDENQKILGIITRRLALEYMQNNQSEIKDTYSNQLLSHMEENQNEFSIHVEPSMIDNSGNLAQGVVSEILKEITLKVFNRKYQKNVIIEQMMIYFLHAAQIDDLLTIHPKIISETRRSGTIDIELYVEEQIIAKAVVSTRIN; this is encoded by the coding sequence ATGAGTAAACATCAAGAAATATTAGACTATCTAGAAAAGTTAGCAATTGGCAAAAGAGTTAGTGTTAGAAGTATTTCTAACCATTTAAATGTAAGTGATGGTACTGCATATCGTGCTATTAAAGAAGCTGAAAATCGTGGAATTGTTGAAACGAAACCGCGAAGTGGCACGGTTCGGGTTGAAAAGAAATCACGTGTAGCTATTGAAAAATTAACTTTTACAGAAGTTGCTCGGATAAGTGATTCGACAGTTGTTGCAGGCCGTGAAGGTTTAAGTAATGAATTCAGTAAATTTTTTATTGGAGCAATGACTAGAAATAATGTCAGTAAGTACCTTTCAAAAGGTGGCCTACTAATTGTTGGGGACCGAGAGCATATCCAATTATTGGCCTTGGAAAGTAGGAATGCCATATTAGTTACTGGTGGTTTTGCTATTTCTAAAGCAGTTATTAAAACAGCAGATAGCTTGGGAATACCAGTTATGGTTAGTCAATATGATACATTTACTGTTGCGACCTTAATTAATCATGCTCTAATGAGTTTTAGAATTAAAACAGATTTAAAAACAGTAGATGAAATTATGCTTCCGCTGTCCCAATATGGTTTTTTATACGACGATAGTACGATTGATGATCTTAATCAATTAATTAAAAAAACTAAACAAGTACGTTTTCCAATTATTAAAAAGGATGGGACTGTTACTGGCTTTATCAGCATGCGCGATGTAGTAAATCAAAAATCAAATGTCAATATTAAAGAGGTGATGACAAAAAGTCCGATTACAACGTCACCACATACGAGCCTAGCAAATGTTAGTCAAAAAATGATATTTGAAGACTTAAATATGATGCCTGTAGTCGATGAAAATCAAAAAATATTGGGGATAATCACACGTAGATTAGCCTTGGAATATATGCAAAATAATCAATCTGAGATTAAGGATACCTACAGTAATCAATTATTATCTCATATGGAAGAAAATCAAAATGAGTTCTCGATTCATGTTGAACCAAGTATGATTGATAATTCTGGGAATTTAGCTCAAGGCGTTGTTTCTGAAATATTAAAGGAAATAACTTTAAAAGTTTTCAATCGAAAATATCAAAAAAATGTAATTATTGAACAAATGATGATATACTTTTTACATGCCGCACAGATTGATGACTTATTGACA
- a CDS encoding GNAT family N-acetyltransferase, protein MDIWTALAKYSYFETERLLLRPLSYFDSEDFYEISNDFENLSFVFPACLSKNESDYLFSHSFLKSPLGIWAITEKSSQKMIGIIRLENLDFKKACSELGYVLNSAYRNQGFMTEAVKNIVFLAFKELGLKNLVIITHLENNASQQVAVKSGFKLVSQFKGSDRYTHQMKQYLKYQMKIGYHNE, encoded by the coding sequence ATGGATATTTGGACAGCTTTGGCAAAGTATTCTTATTTTGAAACAGAAAGATTACTTTTGCGTCCTCTGTCTTATTTTGACTCAGAAGATTTTTATGAAATCAGCAATGATTTTGAAAATCTTTCTTTTGTTTTCCCCGCTTGTCTCAGTAAAAATGAAAGTGATTATCTTTTTAGTCATTCATTTCTTAAATCACCATTAGGGATTTGGGCTATTACTGAAAAATCTAGTCAAAAAATGATTGGTATCATTAGACTGGAAAATTTAGATTTCAAAAAGGCTTGTTCAGAACTCGGTTACGTTTTAAATTCAGCCTATAGGAATCAGGGATTTATGACAGAAGCTGTCAAAAATATTGTTTTCTTAGCTTTTAAAGAATTAGGTTTAAAAAATTTAGTCATCATAACACATTTGGAAAATAATGCAAGTCAACAGGTTGCAGTAAAATCTGGATTTAAGCTTGTGTCTCAGTTTAAAGGAAGCGACCGTTATACACACCAAATGAAACAGTATCTCAAATATCAAATGAAAATAGGATATCATAATGAGTAA
- a CDS encoding FadR/GntR family transcriptional regulator, with protein sequence MEKPLVGQKVDQLLDLILERNYETGAKLPNEFELAEDLNVGRSTIREAVRTLVARNILEVKQGSGTFISPKRGVSEDPFGFSILKNSETLISDMFAIRLLVEPKMASLAAQNIKTDQLEVIENLLLKIILALKNELPEIKHLDTEFHKLLAKYSENIVIERFLPTLLVANTNYKKYKKELINVYEAFLVAFKTKNSVMAEDLMNKYLFLYQLSNK encoded by the coding sequence ATGGAAAAACCACTAGTTGGACAGAAAGTTGATCAATTATTAGACTTAATATTGGAACGAAATTATGAAACTGGAGCAAAATTGCCGAATGAGTTTGAACTAGCTGAAGATTTAAATGTCGGAAGAAGTACAATTAGAGAAGCTGTACGAACTCTAGTAGCTAGAAATATTTTAGAAGTAAAGCAAGGTTCAGGTACTTTTATTAGCCCAAAAAGGGGTGTTTCAGAAGATCCCTTTGGTTTTTCCATATTAAAGAATAGTGAAACCTTAATTTCAGATATGTTCGCTATCAGATTACTAGTTGAACCTAAAATGGCAAGTTTGGCAGCCCAAAATATAAAAACAGACCAACTTGAAGTTATTGAAAATCTGTTATTGAAAATTATACTTGCCTTGAAAAATGAACTTCCCGAGATTAAACATTTAGATACTGAATTCCATAAATTGTTAGCTAAATATAGTGAAAATATTGTTATTGAAAGGTTTTTGCCAACATTATTAGTTGCTAATACAAATTATAAAAAATATAAAAAAGAGCTGATAAATGTTTATGAAGCATTTTTGGTTGCTTTTAAAACAAAGAATTCTGTTATGGCAGAAGATTTAATGAATAAGTACCTATTTTTATATCAGTTATCCAATAAATAA